A region of the Kineococcus endophyticus genome:
CGGCGAACGCCGTGGCCGTCAGGTACGCGCACAGCGCCCGGCCCGCGGCGAGCAGCACCACGGCCAGCCCGGCGAGGACGACGACCCGCAGCGTGCTCGGGGCAGCCCCCGCCGCGGGGTCGGCGGCCAGGGGCACGACGTGGTCGACGACGACCTTCAGGGGCCAGGGTTCGGCGAGCCGGAACGCGACCTCACCGAAGAGGGCCAGCAGGCCCCCGGCGGCGATGCGCCGCGAGCCGCGGGTGTGCGGGGCGACGAGGGCGACGGTGTGCCGCAGGGCCTGCTGGTCGACCGGCGTGCTCACGCGGGGACCTCCTGCCGGGTGGTGACCGGGGACAGGCCGGCGAGGGAGCGGTCGACGACGCGGGTCCACGTGCCGCGCTCGACGACGGCCCGGCGGCCGGCGGCCCCCAGGGCGGCGCGCAGCGACGGGGTCGTCCGGAGCCGTTGCAGCGCAACGGCCAGGGCGTCGACGTCGCCCGCGGGGACGAGGAGCAGCTCGGTCCCATCGCGGTAGGTGGTCGCCAGGTCCCCGACGGTGGCGGCGACGGTCGCGGTCCCGCACGCGAGGTACTCGGCCACCTTCAGCGGGGAGAAGTACCGTGCCCCCGCGGGGTACGGCGCCACCGCGACGTCGGCGCGGGCCAGCAGGGCCGGGACCTGCGCGGGGTCGACGGCGCCGGGAGCCTGGACCGCCAGGCCCAGCTCGGCGGCACGGGCCAGGGCGGCGGCGCGTTCGGGCCCGTCGCCGACGAGCAGCAGCTCGAGGGCCGGCCCGGGCTGCGCGCGCAGCCGCCCGACCGCCTCGACGAGCAGGTGGACGCCGTGCCAGGGGCGGAAGGCGCCGACGAAGGCGATCCGCAACGGCGCCGCGGCGCCGGTCCGGCCGGGGTCCCCGGCGGGCCGGAACCGGTCGACGTCGACCCCGTTGGCCACCACCCTCACGTCCGCCCCGGGCGCGAGGTCGCGGATCCAGTCGGCCACGGCCGAGCTCACCGCGACGACCCGGCGCGCCGCGACGAGGGCCCGCCGGGTGCGGTCCCAGGCCGTCGCGACGTCGTGCAGGCTGCGGTGGCGGGCCTGCTCGACGGGCAGCGGGGCGTTGACCTCCAGGACGGCGGGCACGCCGAGCTCGGCGGCGACCTCCTGTGCGGCGCAACCGAACAGCGCGTACCGCTCGTAGACGAGGGCGCCTGCGTCGGCGCCGGCGACGAGCTCCCGGACCAGAGCGGCGACCTGCCCGTCGGCGGCCACGAGGTCCTGCTCGCGCTCGGCCCGCGAGCGCCCGCCGGGCAGGTGGACCGGGTGCGTGCGCACGCCCGCCAGGCCCGCGCCGGGCTCCCCGCCGGGCCGGGTCGTCACCACGTGCACGTCGTGGCCGGCGGCGAGCAGGACGCGCAGGACCTCCTGGACGTGCACGGAGCAGCCCTTGCCGCCGAAGACGGGCACCCCGGGGTCGAGGCTGACGACGACGACGCGCATCAGCGCACCCCCGCCGGCTGCAGCGCCGGAGCCTGCGGCGACGCGACGGCGGTGGAGACGGCGGTGGAGAGGTCCCGCAGCCGGGCCGCCTGGGTGCGTACGTCGAAGAACTGCTCGACGCGGGTGCGGGCGGCCCGCGCGTACCGCCGGCCGAGCTCGGGGTCGTCGAGGAGCCGGCGCAGCGCCGCCGCCAGCGCGACCGGGTCCGCCTCGGGGACGAGGGTGCCGGTGATGCCGTCCAGCACGGCCTCGGGGATGCCCGTCACCGGGGTGGACACGACGGGGGTGCCGAGGGCCATCGCCTCCAGCAGCACCGTCGGCAGGCCGTCGCGGTCCCCGTCGGGGGCGACGACGCACGGGGCCGCGAACACCGCGGCCCGGCGCAGCAGGGCGGCGACCTCGTGCTGGGGCAGCGCCCCGGCGAACTCGACGGCGTCGCCGAGGTCCCGGGCCCGCTCCCGCAGGGACGTCTCCAGCCGTCCGCTGCCGGCGAGGACGAGGCGGACGGGATCGCCTGCGGCGCGCAGGATCCGGACCGCGTCGAGCAGGTCCTCGAAACCCTTCTTCTCCACGAGGCGGCCCACGGCCGCGACCACGCGGTCCCGCCGGAGGGGGGCGTGGTGCTCGAGGGCGTCGAGGTCCAGGCCGTTGTGGACGCGGACGACGTTCGCCGCGGGGTGGTGACGCTGCAGGTGCCGCAGGTTGTAGTCGCTGACGGTGACCACGGCGGCGGCGTCGGTCAGCACACGGTCCAGCAGGGCCGGGTCGGCCGGTGGCACGTAGATGTCCTTGGCGTGCGCGGTGAGGGTGTAGCCGGTGCCGAGCAGCGCCGCGGCCAGCCGCGTGGTCCGTCCCGGCAGCGTGGCGAAGTGGGCGTGCAGGTGGGTGACCGCGTTCTCGCGGGCCCACAGCGCGACCCCGACGGCCTGGGCCGCGACGGCGACCTCCTCGGCCAGCAGCTCGGGCAGCGTCGCGGCGAAGCCCGGGAG
Encoded here:
- a CDS encoding glycosyltransferase family 4 protein, producing MRVVVVSLDPGVPVFGGKGCSVHVQEVLRVLLAAGHDVHVVTTRPGGEPGAGLAGVRTHPVHLPGGRSRAEREQDLVAADGQVAALVRELVAGADAGALVYERYALFGCAAQEVAAELGVPAVLEVNAPLPVEQARHRSLHDVATAWDRTRRALVAARRVVAVSSAVADWIRDLAPGADVRVVANGVDVDRFRPAGDPGRTGAAAPLRIAFVGAFRPWHGVHLLVEAVGRLRAQPGPALELLLVGDGPERAAALARAAELGLAVQAPGAVDPAQVPALLARADVAVAPYPAGARYFSPLKVAEYLACGTATVAATVGDLATTYRDGTELLLVPAGDVDALAVALQRLRTTPSLRAALGAAGRRAVVERGTWTRVVDRSLAGLSPVTTRQEVPA
- a CDS encoding glycosyltransferase; this translates as MRADTTPTTGYVVKMYPRFSETFVVREIAAREAQGERIAVASLRAPTDPRFHALLAGVDAPVTWIEETAGRSSGALWAALRRAEHLPGFAATLPELLAEEVAVAAQAVGVALWARENAVTHLHAHFATLPGRTTRLAAALLGTGYTLTAHAKDIYVPPADPALLDRVLTDAAAVVTVSDYNLRHLQRHHPAANVVRVHNGLDLDALEHHAPLRRDRVVAAVGRLVEKKGFEDLLDAVRILRAAGDPVRLVLAGSGRLETSLRERARDLGDAVEFAGALPQHEVAALLRRAAVFAAPCVVAPDGDRDGLPTVLLEAMALGTPVVSTPVTGIPEAVLDGITGTLVPEADPVALAAALRRLLDDPELGRRYARAARTRVEQFFDVRTQAARLRDLSTAVSTAVASPQAPALQPAGVR